A region of Stegostoma tigrinum isolate sSteTig4 chromosome 3, sSteTig4.hap1, whole genome shotgun sequence DNA encodes the following proteins:
- the fbxo4 gene encoding F-box only protein 4 isoform X2 — MAGSGDWAHEWSRIESTIRGSFRQLRERYLRRPRARNEEQALSQGESEQGTGNTLNKLPVEIQMYIMGLLSPQDLCQLGCVSRYWNAMVHDPLLWCYFLLRDLPHWGSVDHLSLPDAALLNKSLTENTEHDYMTVKERESARLEENVAVNRLFVEQRGAEGKQGEAARAAYCIIPQVQNVCSVVNGFIYVTNAEGRRRHDREQEVLQIQAMIDPSLGARSRPLLVLCCTSQPGVQRIPCVYVAHQLQLGQLDRAWLAHDTDAFSLNGFLDSIEWILREVGTL; from the exons ATGGCCGGCTCTGGGGACTGGGCACACGAGTGGAGCCGGATTGAGAGCACTATCCGCGGGAGTTTCCGCCAGCTCCGGGAGAGGTACCTGCGGAGACCCAGGGCTCGGAATGAGGAGCAAGCCCTTTCCCAGGGAGAATCGGAGCAGGGGACTGGGAACACCCTGAACAAGCTGCCG GTGGAGATACAGATGTACATCATGGGCTTACTATCTCCCCAGGATCTCTGCCAGCTCGGATGTGTCAGTCGCTACTGGAATGCCATGGTTCATGACCCCCTTTTGTGGTGTTACTTCCTGTTGCGTGATCTCCCTCACTGGGGCTCTGTTGACCATCTCTCATTGCCGGACGCAGCATTACTGAATAAATCACTGACCGAAAACACGGAGCATGACTACATGACAGT GAAGGAACGAGAAAGTGCGAGACTCGAAGAGAATGTAGCTGTCAACAGACTCTTTGTGGAACAGCGAGGTGCAGAAGGAAAGCAGGGTGAGGCAGCGAGAGCAGCTTACTGCATCATCCCTCAGGTCCAGAATGTCTGCAGTGTGGTCAACGGCTTCATCTACGTGACAAATGCTGAAGGCAGGAGAA GGCATGACCGAGAGCAGGAAGTGCTCCAGATTCAGGCCATGATTGATCCAAGCCTGGGTGCTCGAAGCCGCCCCCTCCTGGTCTTGTGCTGTACTTCACAGCCTGGTGTGCAACGGATACCATGTGTTTATGTGGCTCACCAGTTACAGTTGGGCCAGCTGGACCGAGCCTGGCTG GCCCATGATACAGATGCATTTTCGCTTAACGGCTTTCTTGACAGCATTGAATGGATTCTGCGGGAAGTTGGCACCTTGTGA
- the fbxo4 gene encoding F-box only protein 4 isoform X1 encodes MAGSGDWAHEWSRIESTIRGSFRQLRERYLRRPRARNEEQALSQGESEQGTGNTLNKLPVEIQMYIMGLLSPQDLCQLGCVSRYWNAMVHDPLLWCYFLLRDLPHWGSVDHLSLPDAALLNKSLTENTEHDYMTVYLMSCPEGRKHRRVSPSAYSSVTSLLYSLVSQTEPRFAMFGPGLEQLDVSLVTKMMNSPEMLPVVSPPQRQIDGIGSGITFLFKNEYKFNILTLYSTTWKERESARLEENVAVNRLFVEQRGAEGKQGEAARAAYCIIPQVQNVCSVVNGFIYVTNAEGRRRHDREQEVLQIQAMIDPSLGARSRPLLVLCCTSQPGVQRIPCVYVAHQLQLGQLDRAWLAHDTDAFSLNGFLDSIEWILREVGTL; translated from the exons ATGGCCGGCTCTGGGGACTGGGCACACGAGTGGAGCCGGATTGAGAGCACTATCCGCGGGAGTTTCCGCCAGCTCCGGGAGAGGTACCTGCGGAGACCCAGGGCTCGGAATGAGGAGCAAGCCCTTTCCCAGGGAGAATCGGAGCAGGGGACTGGGAACACCCTGAACAAGCTGCCG GTGGAGATACAGATGTACATCATGGGCTTACTATCTCCCCAGGATCTCTGCCAGCTCGGATGTGTCAGTCGCTACTGGAATGCCATGGTTCATGACCCCCTTTTGTGGTGTTACTTCCTGTTGCGTGATCTCCCTCACTGGGGCTCTGTTGACCATCTCTCATTGCCGGACGCAGCATTACTGAATAAATCACTGACCGAAAACACGGAGCATGACTACATGACAGT GTATTTAATGAGCTGCCCTGAGGGCAGAAAGCACAGGAGAGTGAGCCCCAGCGCCTATAGCTCAGTTACCTCCTTGTTGTACTCACTGGTCTCTCAGACAGAGCCACGGTTTGCCATGTTCGGGCCTGGCTTGGAGCAACTTGACGTCTCACTGGTCACGAAGATGATGAACTCACCGGAAATGCTGCCTGTCGTCAGTCCACCACAGCGACAGATTGATG GAATTGGATCTGGAATCACCTTCTTATTCAAAAATGAATATAAATTTAACATTCTGACTTTATATTCAACAACCTG GAAGGAACGAGAAAGTGCGAGACTCGAAGAGAATGTAGCTGTCAACAGACTCTTTGTGGAACAGCGAGGTGCAGAAGGAAAGCAGGGTGAGGCAGCGAGAGCAGCTTACTGCATCATCCCTCAGGTCCAGAATGTCTGCAGTGTGGTCAACGGCTTCATCTACGTGACAAATGCTGAAGGCAGGAGAA GGCATGACCGAGAGCAGGAAGTGCTCCAGATTCAGGCCATGATTGATCCAAGCCTGGGTGCTCGAAGCCGCCCCCTCCTGGTCTTGTGCTGTACTTCACAGCCTGGTGTGCAACGGATACCATGTGTTTATGTGGCTCACCAGTTACAGTTGGGCCAGCTGGACCGAGCCTGGCTG GCCCATGATACAGATGCATTTTCGCTTAACGGCTTTCTTGACAGCATTGAATGGATTCTGCGGGAAGTTGGCACCTTGTGA